The region GGTCTCTCTTCTTAATAACGGGGCTCCTTGATATGGAGGAAATAGATGCTGATCATCTTCCAGCACTTTTAGCTCATATTGCTGCAGCTCACTGTCTGTAGAGTAGGCATCCACTACATTGATTTCCCCTGACTGAACCGCAACATAGCGAAGTTTTGGTTCCATCGTTACAAAATTGGGAAACGTGATTCCGTATAATGATTGAATGCCGCGATACCCATCTTCGCGATCGGAAAATTCCAATGTAAACCCGGCTTTCACTTCATCCTCAATCACTTTTAAATCTGAAATGGTTTCTAATCCGTATTTCTTGGCAAGCTCTTTCGATGCAGCCAGGGCATACGTATTGTTGTACTTCATTGGGCTCAGCAACACTAGATCGAACTGTTCCGATAAGCCTGCTCTCGCTTGTTCATAAACCTTTTCGCGGTCGGTGCTTGCTGCAGTTTCCTTTAAAAATTCAGATATTGCCGTTCCGGTAAATTCCGGATAAATGTCAATGCTTCCGGATTGCAATGCATGAAAAACAAAAGAAGTCTTACCTAGGCCTGGTTTTAATTCCACCTGTAAATCTGTTTCCTCTTCAATCAGTATTTTATATAGATTAATTAAGATTTCAGGCTCTGAACCCAGTTTGCCCGCAATGACAATTTCTTTATCTTGGCTGCCTAGAAACGGGGCAACGATAATGGCACAACCAAGGACAATGATACTTCCAAGCGTCATAAGAGAACGTTTATAAGAGAGATGTTCAAATTTTTTAAGGAGAACATCAAATAAGATCGCCAACAAGGCTGCAGGTATGGCGCCCAGTATGATGAGGGAAGCATTATTTCGGTCAATCCCTAAAAGGATCAAGTCACCCAAACCCCCGGCACCGATTAACGCGGCAAGTGTCGCCGTCCCTACAATCAAGACCATCGCCGTACGGATGCCCGCCATGATGACCGGCATGGCCAGTGGCAGTTCCACCTTCACGAGCCGCTTCCAGCCATTCATTCCCATGGCACGGGCCGCTTCGATTAATGAGGGATCGACTTCTTTTATTCCA is a window of Pueribacillus theae DNA encoding:
- the opuFB gene encoding osmoprotectant update ABC transporter permease/substrate-binding subunit OpuFB (The ABC transporter OpuF is widely distributed in Bacillus species other than B. subtilis. OpuFA is the ATP-binding subunit, while OpuFB is a fusion of permease and substrate-binding subunits.), giving the protein MSNFADVFHERKGQLLSALMEHIQLSFIALLIAGLIAVPLGIYLTKKEKAAEGIIGITAVLQTIPSLALLGMLIPLFGIGKVPAVIALIVYALLPILRNTYTGIKEVDPSLIEAARAMGMNGWKRLVKVELPLAMPVIMAGIRTAMVLIVGTATLAALIGAGGLGDLILLGIDRNNASLIILGAIPAALLAILFDVLLKKFEHLSYKRSLMTLGSIIVLGCAIIVAPFLGSQDKEIVIAGKLGSEPEILINLYKILIEEETDLQVELKPGLGKTSFVFHALQSGSIDIYPEFTGTAISEFLKETAASTDREKVYEQARAGLSEQFDLVLLSPMKYNNTYALAASKELAKKYGLETISDLKVIEDEVKAGFTLEFSDREDGYRGIQSLYGITFPNFVTMEPKLRYVAVQSGEINVVDAYSTDSELQQYELKVLEDDQHLFPPYQGAPLLRRETIERYPEIADALNQLAGRITDDEMRAMNYEVNVQGRSPFEVAEEYLKKEGLKK